In one Candidatus Zixiibacteriota bacterium genomic region, the following are encoded:
- a CDS encoding OmpA family protein: protein MNLTEKGEMSMYGKQIIRAGLLVLLACFVLAAPAARAIDSDGDGLPDDLDRRPHVASYFMAPSSERANPAMQPATVDSDADGVPDMNDNRPYLAEYINMPAGPRVDPTTQPNTVDSDMDGVPDYLDNRPYVLEYYMAPMGPRVDPLQQPPDVDSDQDGVPDVQDNRPYVAEYYKPLVAAMVEKPVVKETPKDSDGDGVTDEADKCPRTPAGVRVDASGCPIDSDGDGVTDNLDKCPNTPTGAPVDAVGCPKDSDGDGVADYLDKCPGTPAGIPVDETGCPKIIKKGEKITLHINFPTNSYEIDLGSQRILDGVAQTMQSFPEINIRVGGFTDNTGGSGYNQRLSENRAKAVVSYLEGKGVPSNRMSSKGYGENPQYFIGDNNTDEGKAQNRRVEIESVE, encoded by the coding sequence ATGAACCTGACTGAAAAGGGAGAAATGTCTATGTACGGAAAGCAGATTATCAGAGCCGGGCTGCTGGTACTGCTCGCCTGTTTTGTGCTCGCCGCGCCTGCCGCTCGCGCAATCGACAGCGACGGCGACGGCTTGCCTGATGACCTGGATCGCCGTCCGCATGTCGCCTCGTACTTCATGGCGCCAAGCTCCGAGCGCGCGAATCCGGCGATGCAGCCTGCCACGGTGGACAGCGATGCCGATGGCGTGCCGGATATGAACGACAACCGTCCGTATCTCGCGGAGTATATCAACATGCCGGCCGGGCCGCGCGTGGATCCGACCACCCAGCCGAACACCGTCGACTCCGATATGGATGGAGTCCCTGACTATCTGGACAATCGCCCGTACGTGCTGGAGTATTACATGGCGCCCATGGGTCCGCGTGTCGATCCGCTCCAGCAGCCGCCTGATGTCGACTCCGATCAGGACGGTGTACCCGATGTTCAGGACAATCGTCCCTATGTCGCCGAATATTATAAGCCATTGGTGGCAGCGATGGTCGAGAAACCGGTAGTCAAAGAGACCCCGAAAGACAGTGATGGCGATGGTGTCACCGATGAAGCAGACAAGTGCCCACGCACTCCCGCTGGTGTGCGAGTTGACGCCAGTGGATGCCCGATAGACTCCGATGGCGATGGCGTGACCGATAATCTCGACAAATGCCCGAACACGCCGACCGGCGCTCCGGTCGATGCGGTTGGCTGCCCGAAGGATTCCGATGGTGACGGTGTGGCCGATTATCTGGACAAATGCCCCGGCACTCCGGCAGGGATTCCGGTTGATGAGACCGGTTGCCCCAAGATCATCAAGAAGGGCGAGAAGATAACACTGCACATCAACTTCCCGACTAACTCGTACGAGATCGATCTTGGCTCGCAACGGATTCTCGATGGTGTCGCGCAGACAATGCAGTCGTTCCCGGAGATCAATATCCGTGTCGGTGGATTTACCGACAACACCGGCGGCTCCGGCTACAACCAGCGTCTGTCCGAGAACCGCGCCAAGGCGGTCGTCTCATATCTTGAAGGCAAAGGTGTACCGAGCAATCGGATGTCCTCCAAAGGCTACGGTGAGAACCCGCAGTACTTCATCGGCGACAACAACACTGATGAAGGCAAAGCCCAGAACCGCCGCGTGGAGATCGAATCGGTCGAATAA